In a genomic window of Hippoglossus stenolepis isolate QCI-W04-F060 chromosome 17, HSTE1.2, whole genome shotgun sequence:
- the sla1a gene encoding src like adaptor 1a, which translates to MPSQQANYKSNRLEPIWRMGNMMKGGIARDKLDTESFDSSQKNSEDNTVVVLQDYPSPDISEPIYRMGEKLHVLAQEAYWLRVRSVQTGKENYIPNTHAAKVYHGWLFEGVERQKAEELLLLPVNRVGSFLVRESGRERGQYSLSVKHRNIKHYRIFRLDNSWYYISPRLTFQCLEDMVNHYSDSADGLCCVLTSPCLSAAAPQPVDPAAPPVVMRRNFDWKKVDRRQLVSTESCSDNVVSYGVRNSIAAYLSFSENQEPAHFRARSRKKKSKSVYAIPESGLPNTEFDDDF; encoded by the exons ATGCCATCGCAGCAGGCGAACTATAAATCCAACAG GCTGGAGCCCATCTGGAGGATGGGGAACATGATGAAAGGTGGGATCGCCAGGGACAAGCTCGACACTGAGAGCTTTGACAGCTCTCAAAAGA ATTCTGAGGACAACACGGTGGTGGTGCTCCAGGATTACCCGTCTCCTGATATCAGCGAACCCATCTACCGGATGGGGGAGAAGCTCCACGTCCTCGCACA GGAGGCTTATTGGTTGAGGGTTCGCTCCGTCCAAACAGGGAAGGAGAACTACATACCCAACACTCATGCGGCAAAAGTCTATCATGG GTGGCTGTTTGAGGGGGTAGAGAGGCAAAAGGCCGAAGAGCTGCTGCTTCTACCTGTGAACAGAGTGGGTTCATTTCTGGTGCGGGAGAGCGGCagggagagag GCCAGTATTCACTCTCAGTGAAGCACAGGAACATAAAGCACTATCGCATCTTCAGACTGGACAACAGCTGGTACTACATCTCCCCCCGCCTCACTTTCCAGTGCCTGGAGGATATGGTCAACCACTACTCAG ACTCTGCAGATGGCCTATGTTGTGTGCTgacctctccctgtctgtcgGCCGCGGCCCCTCAACCAGTCGATCCTGCAGCTCCGCCCGTTGTCATGCGACGCAACTTTGACTGGAAGAAAGTAGACAG GAGACAGCTGGTGAGCACAGAGAGCTGCAGCGACAACGTGGTGAGCTACGGTGTCAGAAACAGCATCGCCGCCTACTTGTCCTTCTCTGAGAATCAGGAACCTGCGCATTTCCGAGCaaggagcaggaagaagaagagcaaatCCGTCTATGCTATCCCTGAAAGCGGCCTTCCGAACACTGAATTTGACGATGACTTCTAG
- the abitram gene encoding protein Abitram, with amino-acid sequence MDDTEQRDPEDIAPSVIERYYTRWYRADMKGKPCEDHCVLQHSNRICVVTLAETHPILQDGRTIKSINYQISDGCSRLKNKVSGKSKRGGQFLTDFAPLCRITCSDETEYTIYSCIRGRLLEVNESILKTPKLLLEKPATEGYIAVILPKFDESKSITENLLSREDFERIVSKRIAAESQPS; translated from the exons ATGGacgacacagagcagagagaccCAGAAGACATTGCGCCCTCAGTTATTGAGCGCTACTACACGCGGTGGTACAGAGCAG ATATGAAGGGGAAACCGTGTGAGGACCATTGCGTCCTGCAGCATTCAAACAG AATATGTGTTGTCACATTGGCAGAGACTCACCCGATCCTCCAGGACGGACGGACCATCAAGAGCATCAACTACCAGATCAGCGATGGCTGCAGTCGGCTGAAGAATAAAGTGTCCGGGAAATCCAAGCGG GGTGGACAGTTCCTTACTGATTTCGCACCTCTGTGTAGGATCACATGTTCAGATGAGACTGAATACACGATCTACAG CTGCATCAGGGGCCGTCTTCTTGAGGTCAATGAGagtattttaaaaacacctaAACTCCTGCTGGAAAAG CCAGCCACTGAGGGATACATCGCCGTCATCCTGCCAAAGTTTGACGAGAGCAAGAGCATAACGGAGAACCTTCTGAGCAGAGAGGACTTTGAAAGAATCGTCTCCAAACGAATTGCTGCCGAATCGCAGCCCTCCTGA